One genomic window of Paenibacillus xylanilyticus includes the following:
- a CDS encoding PAS domain S-box protein has protein sequence MDINKTETLKRIISEGSSYQSLFFNHPDAIYVMDIHGNYIDANPSVERISGYTLDDLMRIHPGQVCPPESEQSRQDYIREVLTGRSVSNNITFYHKNGSVRQAEITYVPITAGEEVVGIYGIAKDITEIVEVERKLQETQEKYQVLAEHAQDLITTSSLDGELLYVSPSVYPLLGYQPEEVTGKSFKDYCYPGDFPDPMVLSEIGNGCKMRVRHKKGHYIWMETLAKPVAGERGRGVQIVSISRDITQHKDADRRLRESRQRYKSLFEHNPAAVYSLNLEGKYSAVNRNLVKMLDIPRSKLIGQSFLSNLDPCEVGRGRTYFELVKQGKPQHYETRIVNSSGRKFDASIINVPIIVDQELVGVYGILSDITERKEYMERIQELSKQHALILNSVTEGIYGLDAEGVTMFMNPAAASMFGYEVEEFIGKSAHPIIHHSRADGSYFPKEECPIHMTVMDGKGRSVKEDVFWRKDGSSFLVEYQVTPIIDQEQIQGVVIVFNDVTGEREIVRAKETAELAAQAKSEFLSMVSHEIRTPMNGIVGMTELLIGTDLSEEQREYAQIIQESGDALLNILNDILDFSKLESGKMALAYEPFSLRKMLEQVAELFKPRADEKQLQIRYRLNPTIPEFMVGDAMRIRQILVNLVSNALKFTDKGSIDVNVDIIKGRKPEDSVLDFAVKDTGIGIPADKLDQLFQSFSQLHPVINRKYGGTGLGLVISKRLVEIMGGSISVESEDGKGSTFRFAVPATSVDYASEDTARQFSHDRTRQGDKVAMRILVAEDHPVNRKILTEYLEKLGYEADVCTNGVEAIEAISQNSYDIVLMDIHMPVMDGLKATDLVHRLIPQDRIPAIIAVTGNAKREDKEACLEIGMRDFISKPVMLSELKRVLQQWGPTDQPQLAPN, from the coding sequence TTGGATATTAATAAAACGGAAACCCTGAAGCGGATTATTTCTGAAGGTAGTTCTTACCAATCACTGTTTTTTAATCACCCGGATGCCATATATGTGATGGACATCCATGGAAACTATATCGATGCCAATCCATCCGTAGAGCGTATATCTGGATATACGCTCGATGATTTGATGCGCATCCATCCAGGTCAGGTCTGTCCGCCAGAGAGTGAACAGTCGAGGCAGGACTATATTCGTGAGGTGCTTACTGGCCGTTCAGTCAGTAACAACATCACGTTTTATCATAAGAATGGTTCTGTAAGACAGGCTGAGATCACCTACGTGCCCATTACAGCAGGAGAAGAGGTTGTGGGCATCTATGGCATTGCCAAAGATATAACGGAGATCGTTGAAGTGGAGCGGAAACTCCAGGAGACGCAAGAAAAGTATCAGGTGCTTGCTGAACATGCTCAAGACCTCATTACGACAAGTTCGCTGGATGGCGAGCTGCTCTATGTATCTCCATCTGTGTATCCTCTGCTTGGGTATCAGCCGGAAGAGGTGACGGGCAAGTCCTTCAAGGATTATTGTTATCCCGGAGATTTCCCTGACCCGATGGTACTATCCGAGATTGGTAATGGCTGCAAGATGCGCGTCCGGCACAAAAAAGGGCATTACATCTGGATGGAAACTTTGGCTAAGCCTGTAGCTGGAGAGAGGGGAAGAGGTGTCCAGATTGTAAGCATAAGCCGGGATATTACCCAGCACAAGGATGCAGACAGACGCCTGAGAGAGAGTCGTCAGCGTTACAAGTCCCTGTTCGAGCATAATCCGGCTGCGGTGTACTCCTTGAATCTGGAAGGCAAGTACAGTGCGGTGAATCGAAATCTGGTCAAAATGCTGGATATTCCGCGCAGCAAACTTATCGGACAATCGTTTTTGTCCAATCTGGATCCATGTGAGGTAGGGCGCGGCAGAACCTACTTTGAGCTGGTGAAGCAGGGGAAACCTCAGCATTATGAAACTCGCATTGTGAATTCCTCGGGCAGGAAGTTCGATGCATCCATCATTAATGTGCCTATTATCGTCGACCAGGAATTGGTTGGAGTATATGGAATATTGTCAGACATTACGGAACGCAAGGAGTATATGGAGCGAATTCAGGAGCTCAGCAAGCAGCATGCACTGATTCTGAATTCCGTTACAGAAGGCATATATGGTCTGGATGCAGAAGGGGTCACCATGTTTATGAATCCGGCGGCCGCTTCCATGTTTGGTTATGAAGTAGAAGAATTTATCGGTAAAAGCGCCCATCCGATTATCCATCATTCCCGTGCGGATGGAAGTTATTTTCCCAAAGAAGAGTGTCCCATTCACATGACGGTGATGGATGGAAAAGGGCGCTCCGTCAAGGAAGATGTGTTCTGGCGCAAGGACGGCAGCAGCTTCTTGGTGGAATACCAGGTTACGCCGATTATTGATCAGGAGCAGATCCAGGGCGTTGTCATTGTGTTCAATGATGTAACCGGAGAGCGAGAAATTGTCCGCGCCAAGGAGACGGCTGAGCTTGCAGCGCAGGCCAAGTCGGAATTTTTGTCGATGGTGAGCCATGAGATTCGCACGCCGATGAACGGAATTGTTGGCATGACTGAACTGCTGATTGGAACCGATCTATCGGAAGAACAGCGGGAATATGCCCAGATTATTCAGGAGAGTGGGGATGCGCTGCTGAATATTCTGAATGATATTCTGGATTTCAGCAAGCTGGAGTCCGGTAAAATGGCTCTTGCATACGAACCGTTCTCTCTTCGCAAAATGCTGGAACAGGTGGCGGAGCTGTTTAAACCTCGGGCAGACGAGAAACAGCTGCAGATCAGGTATCGCCTGAATCCCACCATTCCGGAGTTCATGGTGGGGGATGCCATGCGTATCCGTCAGATTTTGGTCAATCTGGTCAGTAATGCACTGAAATTTACGGACAAGGGCAGCATTGATGTCAATGTGGATATTATTAAGGGCAGAAAGCCAGAAGATAGCGTGCTTGATTTTGCAGTGAAGGATACCGGGATCGGCATTCCTGCGGACAAGCTGGATCAGTTGTTCCAATCCTTCTCCCAGCTGCACCCGGTCATTAATCGCAAGTATGGAGGTACAGGACTTGGTCTTGTCATCTCGAAGCGGCTTGTGGAGATTATGGGCGGTAGTATTAGCGTGGAGAGTGAGGACGGCAAAGGATCAACGTTCCGTTTTGCCGTACCTGCAACAAGTGTAGATTACGCGTCAGAAGACACAGCACGTCAATTCAGTCACGACCGCACACGTCAAGGTGACAAGGTGGCCATGCGGATTCTGGTAGCAGAGGATCACCCGGTGAACCGGAAGATTTTGACCGAGTATCTGGAAAAGCTTGGCTATGAAGCAGATGTATGTACCAACGGAGTTGAAGCCATCGAGGCCATCTCGCAGAATTCGTATGATATTGTGTTGATGGATATTCACATGCCGGTCATGGACGGGCTCAAGGCAACCGATCTGGTACACCGTCTGATTCCACAGGATCGCATTCCGGCGATTATTGCCGTAACGGGTAATGCCAAACGGGAAGACAAGGAAGCTTGTCTTGAGATCGGTATGCGTGACTTCATCAGTAAACCGGTGATGCTCAGTGAGCTGAAGCGGGTGCTTCAGCAATGGGGGCCGACAGATCAGCCTCAGCTGGCACCGAATTAA